A single Arachnia propionica DNA region contains:
- a CDS encoding MarR family winged helix-turn-helix transcriptional regulator codes for MGDGDKILNSASVRLGILGVQVTELARQRLEPLGLAPKQVGLMAFVDSRTKASQREIASGMRVAPSLVVTLVDQLEALKAVTRIRRPGDRRVQEISLTEVGRKLLSEALVVVRALDEDLTAHLADGDRRALDRTLEAVENGRWLPDSMGRGSAD; via the coding sequence ATGGGCGACGGAGACAAGATCCTGAATTCCGCTTCCGTGAGGCTCGGCATCCTGGGCGTTCAGGTCACCGAACTCGCCCGGCAACGCCTGGAACCCCTCGGGCTCGCTCCCAAACAGGTCGGTCTGATGGCCTTCGTCGATTCGAGGACCAAGGCCTCACAGCGGGAAATCGCTTCGGGCATGCGGGTGGCACCCAGCCTCGTGGTCACCCTCGTGGACCAGTTGGAAGCTTTGAAGGCCGTCACGCGGATTCGCCGTCCCGGTGACCGCCGGGTGCAGGAGATCTCGCTCACCGAGGTCGGCAGGAAACTGCTGTCGGAGGCCCTCGTCGTGGTTCGCGCCCTCGACGAGGACCTGACCGCGCACCTCGCCGACGGGGATCGCCGGGCCTTGGACAGGACCCTGGAGGCCGTCGAGAACGGCCGCTGGCTTCCCGACTCGATGGGGCGGGGATCAGCCGACTGA
- a CDS encoding type II toxin-antitoxin system Phd/YefM family antitoxin, translating into METITREVSTRELRSQLSDVLGRAMYAGERIGVTRNGKLAAVVVGVEDLEALEAYEMDQDIAAYRRSKEEDDGTRISLAELRAELPS; encoded by the coding sequence GTGGAAACCATTACGCGTGAAGTGAGTACTCGCGAACTGCGCAGCCAGCTCTCGGATGTGCTCGGGCGCGCCATGTATGCGGGCGAACGGATCGGGGTCACCCGTAACGGGAAACTGGCTGCCGTGGTGGTTGGCGTCGAAGACCTCGAAGCCTTGGAGGCGTACGAGATGGATCAAGACATCGCTGCGTATCGCAGGTCCAAGGAGGAAGACGACGGTACGAGGATCTCTCTCGCCGAGCTTCGGGCTGAATTGCCATCTTGA
- a CDS encoding NADAR family protein: MYDLDWLLARTARKQKTKYLYFWGHRPTANGTLSGSCLSQWWASPFEVDGVRYATAEHWMMAGKARLFGDDGAADRIVKASHPDCAKRLGREVRGFDQDRWDEHRFDLVMEGNRAKFSQHPDLQEFLLGTGERVLVEASPVDRIWGAGLAADDDRIADPHSWRGLNLLGFALMTVRDELAETTSPEPGGHTILNTRINDKLPADALHE; this comes from the coding sequence ATGTACGACCTGGACTGGTTGCTGGCCCGCACGGCCAGGAAGCAGAAGACGAAATACCTGTACTTCTGGGGACACCGGCCCACCGCGAACGGCACCCTCTCGGGCAGCTGCCTCAGCCAGTGGTGGGCCTCACCCTTCGAGGTCGACGGGGTGCGCTACGCCACCGCCGAGCACTGGATGATGGCGGGGAAGGCGCGGCTCTTCGGCGACGACGGGGCCGCGGATCGCATCGTCAAGGCCTCCCACCCGGACTGCGCGAAACGCCTCGGTCGCGAGGTCCGAGGATTCGACCAGGACCGCTGGGACGAACACCGTTTCGATCTCGTGATGGAGGGCAACCGGGCCAAGTTCTCCCAGCACCCCGACCTGCAGGAGTTCCTGCTCGGCACTGGGGAACGGGTGCTGGTGGAGGCGAGCCCCGTCGACCGCATCTGGGGGGCCGGGCTGGCCGCCGACGACGACCGCATCGCCGATCCGCACTCGTGGCGTGGGCTGAACCTGCTGGGTTTCGCCCTCATGACGGTCCGCGACGAACTGGCCGAGACCACCTCCCCGGAGCCCGGTGGGCACACGATTCTGAACACAAGAATCAACGATAAACTTCCCGCCGATGCGCTGCACGAATGA